From the Primulina tabacum isolate GXHZ01 chromosome 3, ASM2559414v2, whole genome shotgun sequence genome, one window contains:
- the LOC142540661 gene encoding uncharacterized protein LOC142540661, with amino-acid sequence MVSQFPSSMLIECSESKLAESSNSRNWNEAFQLYSNAITCGNDALKVEATIKLAKMSRHAPENILALAVPLIVGLLESPLNPSILEASAHCLKCLASQWDGRLAHLIGQSDAIPILLNLLPNTEGRLQISLLKCLRNLVTFWDSNSRTVASNHGLEIVLGMLNSSSDVKDILYEILSALALTREVRRYILNSRNVYHLVEAANCGRLISRTRAAQAIGLLGLIRSARPTLVDAGAIPVLVQLLKHGDPSMKLVAGNALGVIASHIDHINLVAQAGVIPLYVELLQGSDPIGQEIAVDVLCILAVNEENAITIASHLVELLRGEKDGAKAGAVDVIRDMSNYKHSMSVVENAGAIPILVELLKDENSNVKERVSGAIAQLSCNKADRVALANSGAIPILLNVLLEDEPNELIDNAVEALVNFSADPSLGEQISCISESPLFQNMRYRVLEMGDSDESWATSSEQTCV; translated from the coding sequence ATGGTTTCCCAATTTCCTTCCTCGATGTTAATTGAATGTTCAGAGAGCAAACTGGCAGAGAGTAGCAACAGCAGGAACTGGAATGAGGCATTCCAGCTATACTCTAATGCTATTACGTGCGGGAACGATGCTCTGAAAGTTGAGGCCACAATCAAACTGGCTAAGATGTCCAGACATGCTCCAGAAAATATTTTGGCACTTGCTGTGCCATTGATCGTTGGTCTTCTTGAAAGTCCACTGAATCCATCAATTCTTGAAGCATCTGCTCACTGCTTGAAATGCCTTGCTTCACAATGGGACGGCAGATTAGCCCACCTTATCGGTCAATCTGACGCGATTCCTATTCTTCTAAACCTGCTGCCCAACACTGAAGGTAGATTGCAAATTTCTTTGTTAAAGTGCTTGAGAAATCTTGTAACATTTTGGGACTCAAATAGCAGAACGGTAGCTAGCAACCATGGCCTGGAGATTGTTCTTGGTATGTTAAATTCCAGTTCTGATGTAAAGGATATTCTTTATGAAATATTGAGTGCATTGGCTCTAACACGAGAGGTTAGAAGGTATATACTGAATTCAAGGAATGTATATCATCTCGTTGAGGCAGCCAATTGTGGCCGCTTGATCTCTAGAACCAGAGCTGCTCAAGCAATCGGCTTACTTGGATTGATTAGAAGTGCAAGGCCTACGCTTGTGGATGCAGGTGCTATACCTGTTCTTGTACAGTTACTTAAGCATGGGGATCCCTCCATGAAATTGGTGGCTGGTAATGCACTAGGTGTTATCGCATCACACATCGATCATATTAATCTTGTTGCTCAAGCTGGAGTCATTCCTTTGTATGTCGAGCTACTTCAAGGCTCTGACCCCATTGGTCAAGAAATCGCTGTGGATGTATTATGCATCTTAGCTGTTAATGAAGAGAACGCAATTACAATTGCTAGCCATCTGGTGGAACTCCTTAGAGGAGAAAAAGATGGAGCGAAGGCTGGTGCTGTTGATGTGATTCGGGACATGTCAAATTACAAGCACTCAATGTCTGTTGTGGAAAACGCTGGTGCAATACCAATTCTCGTCGAGCTCTTGAAGGACGAGAACTCCAATGTTAAAGAGAGAGTTTCTGGAGCCATTGCACAATTGAGCTGCAACAAAGCTGATCGAGTTGCCCTTGCAAATTCTGGAGCGATACCGATTCTCCTCAATGTATTGTTAGAGGATGAGCCCAATGAGCTCATAGACAATGCTGTCGAGGCGCTTGTTAATTTCTCAGCAGACCCTTCACTTGGAGAGCAGATATCATGTATTTCTGAAAGTCCTTTGTTTCAGAATATGCGTTATAGAGTACTAGAAATGGGTGATTCTGACGAAAGTTGGGCCACATCTTCGGAGCAGACGTGTGTGTGA